One region of Drosophila teissieri strain GT53w chromosome 2L, Prin_Dtei_1.1, whole genome shotgun sequence genomic DNA includes:
- the LOC122611968 gene encoding upstream-binding protein 1 isoform X2, translated as MALSFLSQNSGLLDLQSIFDPQYSHHQQQQEHLSHHPQHLTQQHQNQQLQQQAEQIQQHQQQRTLPTKFDLNLFNELDQMEFNNLNRSQYQNNNNNNNISNNQNSNNNSNTTNGISENLNQIQNRHFISGYHHQHIGSDYEQVINFVDSPPNSEESWTDGQSKDSPGPQIIDVQTIFLNSGSRKRRMDWDSLDIGQTENSPTASQSGELPTKVAHQEKDKHKREKHSGRSSWSDDIGFDLNAEFNSNSYLNNENFLSFSPTLTTLKQEPQTEQIKPSPKASLDNAAASPSIAIAKLDEVQNSPPQAIPGQDSANGSGSAGNGKHDVNSGLACGCGSPQGSPLANAEYELNEKGKPQQLSVLDPAKIEIGSANGATHADDHKFQYILAAATSIATKNNEETLTYLNQGQSYEIKLKKIGDLSLYRDKILKSVIKICFHERRLQFMEREQMQQWQQSRPGERIIEVDVPLSYGLCHVSQPLSSGSLNTVEIFWDPLKEVGVYIKVNCISTEFTPKKHGGEKGVPFRLQIETYIENTNSATASGSSGSNNSASGSASGNSGSTAPASPERTPSGSNGKQAVHAAACQIKVFKLKGADRKHKQDREKIQKRPQSEQEKFQPSYECTIMNDISLDLVMSATTTGCYSPEYMKLWPNSPVHIPKYDGILPFAPSAASPATSSSPIAINSVTSTNSPTLKLMDTTNMVSPQHVPADIDDYSQNIMPESTPLQVTQWLTNHRLTAYLSTFAQFSGADIMRMSKEDLIQICGLADGIRMFNILRAKTIAPRLTLYASLDGCSYNAIYLLSNTAKELQQKLFKMPGFYEFMAKASAQENGAGGAANAAAAALFNNWGMHSKYSGSGSNIFNDANKSCVYISGPSGILVTVTDEVLNNEIKDGSLYAMEVQAGKVILKLINKQDNN; from the exons ATGGCGCTTTCGTTTCTATCCCAAAACTCCGGTCTGTTGGATTTACAAAGCATATTCGACCCACAATATTCtcatcatcaacaacaacaagaacattTGAGCCACCACCCTCAACATCTCACTCAACAACATCAAAatcaacaactacaacaacaagcgGAGCAGAttcaacaacatcaacaacaacgcaCCCTTCCAACAAAGTTCGATTTGAACCTGTTCAACGAACTCGACCAAATGGAATTCAACAACTTAAACCGCAGTCAATatcagaataataataataataacaatatcagCAATAATCAAaactccaacaacaacagcaacaccactAACGGTATTAGTGAAAATCTAAATCAG ATCCAAAACCGCCACTTCATTAGCGGCTACCATCACCAGCATATCGGTTCGGACTATGAGCAAGTGATCAACTTTGTTGATTCGCCGCCAAACTCAGAGGAATCGTGGACAG ACGGACAGTCAAAGGACTCGCCGGGACCGCAAATCATCGACGTGCAGACCATTTTCCTGAACAGCGGCTCACGCAAAAGACGAATGGATTGGGACTCTTTGGACATTGGCCAAACTGAGAACTCACCCACAGCATCGCAGAGCGGCGAGCTGCCCACCAAAGTGGCCCATCAGGAGAAGGACAAGCACAAGCGCGAGAAGCACTCGG GTCGCAGCAGCTGGAGCGATGATATCGGCTTCGATCTGAACGCCGAGTTTAACAGCAACTCGTACTTGAACAA TGAGAACTTCCTGTCGTTCTCCCCTACGCTGACCACCCTGAAGCAGGAGCCACAGACGGAGCAGATCAAGCCGAGCCCCAAGGCATCCCTGGACAATGCCGCAGCATCGCCttccatcgccattgccaaaTTGGATGAGGTCCAGAACTCTCCGCCGCAGGCTATTCCTGGCCAGGATTCGGCTAACGGATCTGGATCGGCCGGCAACGGCAAGCATGACGTAAACTCCGGACTCGCCTGCGGGTGTGGCTCTCCTCAGGGTTCACCATTAGCCAACGCGGAGTATGAGTTGAACGAAAAGGGAAAGCCGCAGCAACTTAGCGTTTTGGATCCAGCTAAAATAGAGATAGGTTCGGCCAACGGAGCTACCCATGCTGATGATCACAA ATTTCAGTACATTTTAGCAGCAGCCACTTCGATTGCCACCAAGAACAATGAGGAGACTTTGACGTACCTCAACCAAGGCCAGAGCTACGAAATAAAGCTGAAGAAGATCGGAGACCTGTCCCTCTACAGGGATAAAATACTGAAG AGCGTGATCAAGATCTGCTTCCACGAGCGTCGCCTGCAGTTCATGGAGCGCGAGCAGATgcagcaatggcagcaatCCCGCCCAGGCGAACGCATCATTGAGGTGGACGTACCGCTCTCGTACGGCCTCTGCCACGTGTCGCAGCCACTGAGCTCCGGCTCACTGAACACTGTCGAGATCTTCTGGGACCCACTGAAGGAGGTCGGCGTTTACATCAAGGTCAACTGCATTTCAACCGAATTTACCCCAAAGAAACACGGCGGAGAAAAGGGTGTGCCCTTCCGACTGCAAATTGAAACCTATATAGAAAACACAAACAGTGCCACCGCCAGCGGCTcgagcggcagcaacaacagcgccaGCGGCAGCGCCAGCGGAAACAGTGGCTCCACTGCTCCAGCATCACCGGAACGGACTCCCAGTGGCAGCAATGGCAAACAAGCGGTCCACGCAGCTGCCTGCCAGATCAAG GTTTTCAAGCTAAAGGGAGCTGACCGCAAACATAAACAGGATCGGGAGAAGATCCAGAAGCGGCCTCAATCGGAGCAGGAGAAGTTCCAGCCCAGCTACGAGTGTACCATCATGAACGACATATCCCTGGATCTGGTGATGTCCGCCACCACTACTGGCTGCTACAGCCCCGAATA TATGAAACTTTGGCCAAACTCGCCCGTGCATATACCCAAGTACGATGGAATACTTCCGTTTGCGCCAAGTGCAGCTTCGCCggctaccagcagcagccccaTAGCCATCAACTCGGTGACATCGACCAACTCGCCCACCCTCAAGCTGATGGACACCACAAACATGGTCTCACCGCAGCATGTGCCCGCTGACATAGACGATTAT AGCCAGAACATAATGCCGGAATCGACGCCCTTACAAGTGACGCAGTGGCTGACCAATCATCGCCTCACGGCCTATCTCTCAACGTTCGCACAGTTCTCGGGAGCGGATATCATGCG caTGTCCAAGGAGGATTTGATTCAAATTTGCGGCCTGGCCGATGGTATTCGCATGTTCAACATTTTGCGCGCCAA GACTATTGCTCCCAGGCTAACCTTGTACGCCAGCTTGGATGGCTGCAGCTACAATGCCATCTACTTGTTGTCGAACACGGccaaggagctgcagcagaagcTGTTCAAGATGCCAGGCTTCTACGAGTTCATGGCCAAGGCCAGTGCACAGGAGAACGGAGCCGGTGGTGCAGCcaatgcagctgctgcagcccTCTTCAACAATTGGGGGATGCATTCCAAGTACTCGGGCAGCGGCTCCAATATCTTCAACGACGCCAACAAGAGCTGCGTATACATATCGGGGCCATCTGGCATTCTTGTGACCGTCACCGATGAGGTGCTGAACAACGAGATCAAGGATGGCAGCCTCTACGCAATGGAGGTGCAGGCCGGCAAGGTGATCCTTAAGCTGATCAACAAGCAGGACAACAACTAA
- the LOC122611973 gene encoding uncharacterized protein LOC122611973, which produces MEKSEIRLQRMSNEYQSQSSYMYLRTKMLLKIENTLLRSHRQRETTGIKKLYNSFFVLF; this is translated from the coding sequence ATGGAGAAATCTGAAATACGACTGCAACGCATGTCTAATGAATATCAGTCGCAATCGAGCTATATGTATCTCCGGACCAAAATGCTGTTAAAAATCGAGAATACCCTACTTCGAAGCCATCGTCAGCGCGAGACCACCGGTATCAAGAAACTATACAATTCGTTTTTcgtattgttttaa
- the LOC122611968 gene encoding upstream-binding protein 1 isoform X1: protein MALSFLSQNSGLLDLQSIFDPQYSHHQQQQEHLSHHPQHLTQQHQNQQLQQQAEQIQQHQQQRTLPTKFDLNLFNELDQMEFNNLNRSQYQNNNNNNNISNNQNSNNNSNTTNGISENLNQIQNRHFISGYHHQHIGSDYEQVINFVDSPPNSEESWTESSSLIEQITIVVDGQSKDSPGPQIIDVQTIFLNSGSRKRRMDWDSLDIGQTENSPTASQSGELPTKVAHQEKDKHKREKHSGRSSWSDDIGFDLNAEFNSNSYLNNENFLSFSPTLTTLKQEPQTEQIKPSPKASLDNAAASPSIAIAKLDEVQNSPPQAIPGQDSANGSGSAGNGKHDVNSGLACGCGSPQGSPLANAEYELNEKGKPQQLSVLDPAKIEIGSANGATHADDHKFQYILAAATSIATKNNEETLTYLNQGQSYEIKLKKIGDLSLYRDKILKSVIKICFHERRLQFMEREQMQQWQQSRPGERIIEVDVPLSYGLCHVSQPLSSGSLNTVEIFWDPLKEVGVYIKVNCISTEFTPKKHGGEKGVPFRLQIETYIENTNSATASGSSGSNNSASGSASGNSGSTAPASPERTPSGSNGKQAVHAAACQIKVFKLKGADRKHKQDREKIQKRPQSEQEKFQPSYECTIMNDISLDLVMSATTTGCYSPEYMKLWPNSPVHIPKYDGILPFAPSAASPATSSSPIAINSVTSTNSPTLKLMDTTNMVSPQHVPADIDDYSQNIMPESTPLQVTQWLTNHRLTAYLSTFAQFSGADIMRMSKEDLIQICGLADGIRMFNILRAKTIAPRLTLYASLDGCSYNAIYLLSNTAKELQQKLFKMPGFYEFMAKASAQENGAGGAANAAAAALFNNWGMHSKYSGSGSNIFNDANKSCVYISGPSGILVTVTDEVLNNEIKDGSLYAMEVQAGKVILKLINKQDNN, encoded by the exons ATGGCGCTTTCGTTTCTATCCCAAAACTCCGGTCTGTTGGATTTACAAAGCATATTCGACCCACAATATTCtcatcatcaacaacaacaagaacattTGAGCCACCACCCTCAACATCTCACTCAACAACATCAAAatcaacaactacaacaacaagcgGAGCAGAttcaacaacatcaacaacaacgcaCCCTTCCAACAAAGTTCGATTTGAACCTGTTCAACGAACTCGACCAAATGGAATTCAACAACTTAAACCGCAGTCAATatcagaataataataataataacaatatcagCAATAATCAAaactccaacaacaacagcaacaccactAACGGTATTAGTGAAAATCTAAATCAG ATCCAAAACCGCCACTTCATTAGCGGCTACCATCACCAGCATATCGGTTCGGACTATGAGCAAGTGATCAACTTTGTTGATTCGCCGCCAAACTCAGAGGAATCGTGGACAG AGAGCAGCTCGCTAATCGAACAAATTACGATTGTCGTAGACGGACAGTCAAAGGACTCGCCGGGACCGCAAATCATCGACGTGCAGACCATTTTCCTGAACAGCGGCTCACGCAAAAGACGAATGGATTGGGACTCTTTGGACATTGGCCAAACTGAGAACTCACCCACAGCATCGCAGAGCGGCGAGCTGCCCACCAAAGTGGCCCATCAGGAGAAGGACAAGCACAAGCGCGAGAAGCACTCGG GTCGCAGCAGCTGGAGCGATGATATCGGCTTCGATCTGAACGCCGAGTTTAACAGCAACTCGTACTTGAACAA TGAGAACTTCCTGTCGTTCTCCCCTACGCTGACCACCCTGAAGCAGGAGCCACAGACGGAGCAGATCAAGCCGAGCCCCAAGGCATCCCTGGACAATGCCGCAGCATCGCCttccatcgccattgccaaaTTGGATGAGGTCCAGAACTCTCCGCCGCAGGCTATTCCTGGCCAGGATTCGGCTAACGGATCTGGATCGGCCGGCAACGGCAAGCATGACGTAAACTCCGGACTCGCCTGCGGGTGTGGCTCTCCTCAGGGTTCACCATTAGCCAACGCGGAGTATGAGTTGAACGAAAAGGGAAAGCCGCAGCAACTTAGCGTTTTGGATCCAGCTAAAATAGAGATAGGTTCGGCCAACGGAGCTACCCATGCTGATGATCACAA ATTTCAGTACATTTTAGCAGCAGCCACTTCGATTGCCACCAAGAACAATGAGGAGACTTTGACGTACCTCAACCAAGGCCAGAGCTACGAAATAAAGCTGAAGAAGATCGGAGACCTGTCCCTCTACAGGGATAAAATACTGAAG AGCGTGATCAAGATCTGCTTCCACGAGCGTCGCCTGCAGTTCATGGAGCGCGAGCAGATgcagcaatggcagcaatCCCGCCCAGGCGAACGCATCATTGAGGTGGACGTACCGCTCTCGTACGGCCTCTGCCACGTGTCGCAGCCACTGAGCTCCGGCTCACTGAACACTGTCGAGATCTTCTGGGACCCACTGAAGGAGGTCGGCGTTTACATCAAGGTCAACTGCATTTCAACCGAATTTACCCCAAAGAAACACGGCGGAGAAAAGGGTGTGCCCTTCCGACTGCAAATTGAAACCTATATAGAAAACACAAACAGTGCCACCGCCAGCGGCTcgagcggcagcaacaacagcgccaGCGGCAGCGCCAGCGGAAACAGTGGCTCCACTGCTCCAGCATCACCGGAACGGACTCCCAGTGGCAGCAATGGCAAACAAGCGGTCCACGCAGCTGCCTGCCAGATCAAG GTTTTCAAGCTAAAGGGAGCTGACCGCAAACATAAACAGGATCGGGAGAAGATCCAGAAGCGGCCTCAATCGGAGCAGGAGAAGTTCCAGCCCAGCTACGAGTGTACCATCATGAACGACATATCCCTGGATCTGGTGATGTCCGCCACCACTACTGGCTGCTACAGCCCCGAATA TATGAAACTTTGGCCAAACTCGCCCGTGCATATACCCAAGTACGATGGAATACTTCCGTTTGCGCCAAGTGCAGCTTCGCCggctaccagcagcagccccaTAGCCATCAACTCGGTGACATCGACCAACTCGCCCACCCTCAAGCTGATGGACACCACAAACATGGTCTCACCGCAGCATGTGCCCGCTGACATAGACGATTAT AGCCAGAACATAATGCCGGAATCGACGCCCTTACAAGTGACGCAGTGGCTGACCAATCATCGCCTCACGGCCTATCTCTCAACGTTCGCACAGTTCTCGGGAGCGGATATCATGCG caTGTCCAAGGAGGATTTGATTCAAATTTGCGGCCTGGCCGATGGTATTCGCATGTTCAACATTTTGCGCGCCAA GACTATTGCTCCCAGGCTAACCTTGTACGCCAGCTTGGATGGCTGCAGCTACAATGCCATCTACTTGTTGTCGAACACGGccaaggagctgcagcagaagcTGTTCAAGATGCCAGGCTTCTACGAGTTCATGGCCAAGGCCAGTGCACAGGAGAACGGAGCCGGTGGTGCAGCcaatgcagctgctgcagcccTCTTCAACAATTGGGGGATGCATTCCAAGTACTCGGGCAGCGGCTCCAATATCTTCAACGACGCCAACAAGAGCTGCGTATACATATCGGGGCCATCTGGCATTCTTGTGACCGTCACCGATGAGGTGCTGAACAACGAGATCAAGGATGGCAGCCTCTACGCAATGGAGGTGCAGGCCGGCAAGGTGATCCTTAAGCTGATCAACAAGCAGGACAACAACTAA
- the LOC122611972 gene encoding copper chaperone for superoxide dismutase, translated as MSSIKIEFAVQMRKGDESYAGALRSALDGVGQVEIDTQEGRVIVQTQRPWSEIQDKIEATGVRAVLSGFGGQSAVALINTTGSVVDKTAIQGVVRFTTITADKEPGVVVDGVVDGLTPGLHGLHIHESGDTSSGCSSVGDHYNPRQSPHGSPAAAAEERHAGDLGNIRADENGRATFRFVDPVLEVWDIIGRAVVLTANADDLGHGTNEQSLIDGNSGERIACGIIARSAGILENFKRICACDGVTLWDERNKPLAGKQRSQKL; from the exons ATGAGCTCCATCAAG ATCGAATTTGCAGTGCAGATGCGAAAAGGTGACGAGTCCTATGCCGGAGCACTCCGTTCGGCGCTTGATGGGGTCGGCCAGGTGGAAATTGACACCCAGGAGGGTCGAGTGATAGTCCAGACCCAACGACCTTGGTCAGAGATTCAGGACAAGATAGAAGCCACAGGGGTCCGGGCTGTCCTCTCTGGATTCGGCGGCCAGTCGGCGGTGGCCCTCATAAACACCACAGGAAGTGTAGTGGACAAGACAGCTATCCAGGGAGTGGTTCGGTTTACCACCATCACCGCAGACAAGGAGCCTGGAGTGGTGGTGGATGGCGTTGTGGACGGTCTAACGCCGGGATTACACGGATTACACATTCACGAGAGTGGAGACACTTCTTCAGGTTGCTCGTCCGTCGGAGATCACTACAATCCCCGCCAATCGCCACATGGAAGCCCTGCAGCTGCGGCAGAGGAGCGGCACGCTGGAGATCTAGGCAACATCCGAGCCGATGAAAATGGCAGGGCCACCTTTAGATTTGTGGATCCAGTGCTAGAGGTCTGGGACATCATCGGAAGGGCTGTCGTTCTAACAGCCAATGCCGATGACCTGGGACACGGGACCAATGAACAGAGCCTGATTGACGGCAACTCTGGGGAAAG GATCGCGTGTGGTATAATTGCTCGTTCGGCGGGCATCTTGGAAAACTTTAAAAGAATCTGTGCATGCGATGGGGTCACCCTTTGGGATGAACGCAATAAGCCATTGGCTGGCAAGCAACGCTCACAAAAGCTGTAA